The window AAACTTGTTTAGCCTTACCTTCATAAAGCATTTGCATTTTATTAACTCGCATGACTTTTCCTCCATTTTTATAAAAAGTACTGGACACCATTAGTGAAAATAGACTGTTCTTTCTCACCACTGATATTTTTCATTAATCCTGATTCATAACGCTCGCTATGGCCCATCTTACCGAAGATTTTGCCATCCGGACTAATAAGCCCTTCAATAGCTAACATCGATCCATTAGGATTATATTCTGGATCCATAGTTGCATTTCCGGCTAAATCAACATATTGAGTTGCAATCTGACCTTGAGCAATCAATTTTTCAAGCACATCATCATTAGCAACAAAACGCCCCTCACCATGAGAAACAGCAATATTGTGAACACTGCCGGGTTCTAATGTCTGCAACCACGGCGAATTATTAGAGATAATTTTAGTCTGAACCATCTGCGAAATATGTCGATTTACTGTATTTCTAAATAATGTTGGACTCTGCTCATTGACAAAACCTAATTCAGCATTTGGCAATAATCCGGACTTCACTAACGCTTGGAAGCCATTGCAAATACCTAAAATCAAACCATCGCGCTCAAGAAACTTGTTCACTGCCTCACGAACTGCCTCATTAAGCAATATATTAACAATAAACTTAGCACTGCCATCAGGCTCATCGCCAGCCGAAAAACCACCGCTCAGCAATAAAATCTGCGACTGTTCAAGTTCACTAACCATAGTTTTAATTGATGTATCAATCATTTCCGGGGTTAAATTAGTAAATGGAACAATACTGGTCTTCGCTCCGGCGACATTAAACGCCCTCGCACCATCATACTCACAGTTCGTACCCGGGAAAACCGGCAAGTAAACTCGCGGTTTTCCCATATTTGTTTTTGCCTTAAACTGAATATTCTTCTCAGCATAAGGAATAGCTTCTAAAACAGTATTCTCAACTTTCAAAGTCTGCGGATATACTTCATTCAGCGGCGCACAATAACGTTGATACAAATGTTCAATTCTGATTACTTCATCAGCAAAAACAAAATTTTCAGCAATCGTACTGCCAATTAACTGCAAATCCCGATGCTTCAAAGCCTCTTTACTTTCAAGTACGAAGCCGCCAAAGTCAACAGCAAATAACTGTTCTTTAGTAATATCTTTTAAATGAACACCTATATTATTTCCAAAACTCATTTCTGCTAGCGCATGTGCTACACCGCCACAGCCAACTGCTGAACATGCCAATAATTGTTTCTGCTGATGAGCTCGTTCTATATATTCAAAATGTGCTTTCAATTGCGAATAATCCGGCATGTCATGAGCTAAACGATTATGTGGTAGCCAATAGACATATGAGCCAACTGATTTGAACTCTGGTGAACAAACTTGTTCGGTATTTGAAGTCGTCACCGCAAATGAGATGAGCGTTGGTGGCACATCAATATCTTGATAGCTGCCACTCATACTATCCTTACCGCCAATTGCCGGCAAGCCAAACTGCATTTGAGCATCTAATGCTCCAAGCAGTGCCGCAAACGGCTTACCCCAACGAACAGCTTCATTGCCTAAACGCTCAAAATATTCCTGAAACGAAAACCGTGTTTGCTGCCAACTTCCACCGGTAGCCACTAGTTTTGCTACTGAATCAATCACTGCATAACTGGCACCATGAAATGGCGACCAGCTGCTTATCTGCGGATCAAAACCATAAGCCAAACAACTTACCGTAGTAGTCACACCATTTAAAACCGGCAATTTCTGCACCGAACTTTGTGTTGGTGTACGCTGCAACTGACCACCATATGGCATAAACACTGTGCTGCGGCCAATACTGGCATCAAACTGGCTCACCATACCTTTTTGTGAAGCCATATTAATATCCGCTAACTGCATATCCCAAAGCGATGATAAGCTTTCTTTTTGATCAATGACTTTCGCAAAAGGACCTTGGTCCTGCGGAGATTCAACTTTCACCTTAGCAAACTGAGCTGCACCATTGGTATCAAGAAAAGCACGCGATAAAGATACAATCTTTTTTCCCTGCCAAAGCATCGTCAAATAATTATCATCCGTCACTATCGCAGCTTTCGTCACTTCAATATTCTCTAACCTGGCAAGCGCTTCAAACTGCTTCTGGTCTTTTGCCGCAACGACGACTGCCATTCGTTCCTGCGACTCTGAAAGTGCCAATTCAGTACCGTTCAGTCCGGCATATTTTACCGGCAAACTATCTAAATTGATTTCTAAACCGTCAGCAAGTTCGCCAATCGCTACACTTACACCACCAGCACCAAAATCATTGCACTTCTTAATTAATAGTGACACCGATTCACTACGGAAAAAGCGTTGTAGCTTCCGTTCCTCGGGCGCATTCCCTTTCTGCACCTCGCTACCGCTCGTTGCCACACTTGCTTCATCATGCGCTTTCGATGAACCAGTTGCTCCGCCAATACCATCGCGACCGGTCCGGCCGCCAATAACTAGAACAATATCTCCGGCAACAGGCTGCTCACGACGCACATGTGCTTTTGGAACAGCACCAACAACGGCACCAACTTCCATATGTTTGGCACGATATCCTTCATCATATATTTCTTTTACATATGTTGTTGCCAAACCAATTTGATTGCCATATGAACTATACCCGGCAGTTGCTCCTTTACTGATAAGTCTTTGTGGCAATTTTCCGTTCATAGTATCAGCAACAGATTCACGAATATCTGCTGAACCGGTAATACGCATCGCTTGATAAACATATGAACGCCCGGAAAGCGGATCACGGATTGCCCCGCCAATACATGTCGAAGCACCGCCAAACGGTTCAATTTCAGTAGGATGATTATGGGTTTCATTTTTAAACATTAAAAGCCATGGCTCTTTAACACCCGCAACATCTACGGTAATTTCTACACTGCAGGCATTTATTTCATCGCTCACCTCAAGATCATTAAGGGCACCGCTAAAGCGTTGATATTTCCCAAATACCGTTGCCATATCCATTAAGGTTATTGCTGATTCAACTTTGCCCAATTGGGTACGCAGATCAAGATATTGATCAAAAACACGCTGAAGCTCACCATTAAATGCCGATTCACTAAAATCAATATCGGTCAAGATTGTTTCAAAAGTAGTATGTCGGCAATGATCCGACCAGTAGGTATCAAGTACTCGTATTTCCGTTTCAGTTGGATTACGCTGCTCAGTCTTTATAAAATATTCCTGAATATGTTGAATATCCGCAAGCGTCATCGCCAAATTCATTTCTGCAAGCAATGCTTCCAAATCAGCACGAGTCATTTCCATAAATCCATTAATATTCATAACTGGTTTAATGCTCACCTTATCATCAAACACTAATGGTGCCAGCATATCTTTCAATCGTGACTCTACCGGATTCAAACAATATTGTTGAATCCGTGTCATATCTACAGCTGTAATCTGTTGGTCAAAGATATACAATACCCCACTCAATATAATTACATCATCAGCATCACCTAATAATGAAACCGCCATTCTGGCTGAATCGGCTCGCTGATCAAATTGCCCTGGCAATGGTTCAATGCAAAAATAATTTTGGCCTTCAAGTTTAACATCTTCCAAAACAACATCAGTAGCTGCTTCAGAAAACACAGTTTTAATTGCTTGATTCAACAATCGTGCTTCAATATGAAACACATCATAAATCTGAATAATTCGTAATGATGCAATATTTAGCTCAAGATTTTGATTTAATTCATCCATTAATGCATGGCTTGCCGTAGCAAACATTGGTTTCTTCTCAACAAATATTCTGGTATTCATTCTCAACATCCTTTATAAAAAAATCACAGCCGCTTATTAAACGTGGCTGTGATAAAAAACATCATCAAAAAATCATGATTTTTATGTAGCCTGTTTATTTACGGTTAACAGCTAGAAACTATTGGCCCATATCGCCAATGATATACATATATTCTATTTAATTAATATCAATAACTGATTGCAGGAAATGCTCTACTTCAACATTATCATAATCTATAAAAGTAACATGCCCCATTTTACGATTCGTTCTTATAGCTTTTTTACCATATAAATGAACATGTGCTTGCTTAGAAAGCCTCGGCAAATATTCCATAAACTTCACCATATGCTGACCGAGTAAATTAATCATCACCGTCGGTGCAACAAGAGTTGTTGCGCCGAGCGGCAACCGGAGTGCAGCGCGAATATGTTGCTCAAACTGCGAAGTCTGGCATCCTTCAATAGTATAGTGCCCTGAATTATGTGGTCGCGGTGCTAATTCATTAACTAATAACTCATCATCGCTAACAAAAAATTCAATTGCTAGTGGTCCTACAGTTGCAAACGCTTCAACCAATTGCGCGGCAATCTCTTCCATCTGCGCAATAAGTTTCACATCTAGCGAATCTGAATCAGCCCATGATTGCGATAAAATATTATTGTAATGGATATTTTTTGCTGGCGGGAAAAAGCTTACCTCACCATTACTATCACGAACAACAATCATTGAGTACTCATCTCTAAATGTTACAAACTTTTCTAAAACACATTGGTGTTTTAGCAACTTTTCAGCCAAGATAATATCATCCGCACTCTTTATTACTTGCTGCCCTTTTCCATCATATCCGCCATTACAGGTTTTTAAGACTGCTGGCATGCCAATGTTATCAAGTGCAAGCAGTAACTCTGCGCTGGTATTAACTGCTTGGTATTCTGCCACCTTAGCCACACTATTTTGCTCAATAAATTGTTTTTCGGCTAAACGATTTTGCGTATTGGTAAGTACCTCTGTTCCTTGTGGCAAACAATATCCTTCGCCAACCAAAACTTCTAAGGTTGCAACATCAATATTTTCAAATTCATATAATAGCACATCAGTTTGCTTAGCAAAGTCTCGAAGCAAATCCAAATCATCAAAACTCCCTATAACAAAACCATCAGCAAATGTAAAAGCCGGAGCGTCTTCATCTTGATCATAAATCTTTACTAAATATCCCATTGTCTTTGCTGCCGTCGTTAACATTTGTGCTAACTGACCACCACCAATTATGCCAATCACACTACCAGGTAAAATCACTTCCATTTTTGCCTCCTAAACCGATTTAATTACGCTATCTTCCAGCACATCCCGAGCTGTCGCATCCGCCTTCGCCGATAATCGTCTGTTTAATTCTTCATCTTCAAGTGCCAGAATTCGTGCAGCAAGCAGTGCAGCATTTTTTGCACCGGCTTGACCTATAGCCATCGTTGCAACCGGAACCCCGGCTGGCATTTGCACAATTGAAAGTAATGAGTCGAGCCCATTTAACGCTCGCGATTGCACTGGTACACCAATAACCGGAATTGTTGTCATTGATGCAATCATCCCCGGTAGATGTGCGGCACCACCGGCACCGGCAATAATAACTGCAATATTATTATTTTTTGCTGTCTTTGCATACTCAATCATGTATTCTGGTGTTCTATGAGCTGACACAATTTTCATTTCATACTCAATTGCAAATTCTTGAAAAATCGCCTCAACAACTTCCATAGTTGCTAGGTCAGACTGGCTGCCCATGACAACACTTACTAGTTTACGCATTAGTATTACCTCCTAAAAACAACAAAAAACGCCATTCGATGAAGGCGCACAGCCCCGTTGAATAGCGTAGTTTATAAATATTCAGTTTTGCATATTGCTTCAGTTTTACGAACAAAATAAAAAACTCCTTTTATTGATGGCACAAATACCCAAAACAGCTCTTTTACAAAAGCTTGGAGTTTAATTATGCGCCATAGCCAATCAATTTACGGTAGATAGGTAGAAACGTGCAGACCTTATTACTGCACTTATACGACTCATTTTCTAATATTTAATTCTGTTTACGCCTATAATATAGCATAAGCAAGGGGCTAATACAAGCCCCTGTTTTAAATTTCTTCAGTGCGTTCGTAAATATATGAAGCTATCTCATCGCTTGCAACCGCTTCCTGACTGCGGTTACGTAAATCCTTCACTTCGAACTTACCGCTGCTTAATTCAGACTCACCAATTATTACCGCAAACTTCGCATTTGCACGCTCAGCCGCTTTAAATTGCGTCTTTAACCCGCGCGACTGATAATCCATATCTGCCTGTAAATTATTCTCACGCAACTGTTGAAGCAAAGTAACTGCAGCAATATTTGCACTGCTATCCATAGGCATAACAAAAACATCTAAAGTATCCTTCAACGGAATAACAACATTTTCACTTTCCAGCGATAAAATTAATCGCTCTAAGCCCATTCCGAAACCAATACCACTTGTTTGTGGTCCTCCAAGCATCTCCGTTAATCCATCATAACGACCACCACCAGCAAGTGATACATTTAGTCCTTTCTCACTTGTGCTGTTCAAAACAATTTCAAAAACGGTATGTTGATAGTAATCCAATCCGCGCACCAGACGATCATCAAGTGTATAAGGAACTTCTAAAGCATCTAAATAGGCGCAGACCTGCTCAAAATACTGCTTAGATGCTTCATCATAATAATCGGCAATACTTGGTGCCGTATTCATGCTAGGATGCGTATGGTCAGCTTTACAATCTAAAATACGTAATGGATTCTTATCAAAACGCACTTGGCAATCCGCACATAATTCTGATAATACCGGACGGAAATGATCTTGCAATGCCTGACGGTATGCTAAACGTGAAGCAGTATTACCAATTGAGTTCAACAATATCTCAATATTGCGTAACCCGAATTGTTGATAGATTTGATAGGCAAAACTAATTACTTCAGCATCTAACGCCGGATTAGCAGCACCTAATGCTTCAACCCCAAACTGGTGATGCTGACGAAAACGCCCAGCCTTCGCACGCTCATAGCGGAAATTAGGCATAATATAATATAATTTTTGTAAGTCTGGTTGTCCAAATAATTTATTCTCAATATAAGAACGAATAACCGGTGCAGTTCCCTCAGCTCGCAATGCTATATGGCGATCACCTTTATCATAGAAATCATACATTTCTTTAGAAACGATATCTGTTGTATCACCAACACCACGCTCAAATAAATCATAAGATTCAAACATTGGCGTGCGTATCTCATGATAATTATAATACTTCGCTGCATTTCTTAAAGTTGATTCGACATACTGCCAGATACGAGTTGCCTCAGGAAGAAAATCCTGGGTTCCCCGTGGTTTTTGAATAATACTCATATTTGTCCTCCTTATAATTGTTCTGAATCTAAAATAATAGTTACCGGTCCATCATTAATCAAGTCAATTGCCATCTCGGCACCAAAAATACCGGTTGCAACAGGTATCTCATGATTAACCAAAACTGCATTCAAATGTTCATACAATGGCTTGGCAATATCAGGATGAGCAGCCTTTGTAAATGAAGGTCGGTTTCCTTTTTTGCAATCACCATACAAAGTAAATTGCGATATCGAGAGAATCTTGCCACTAATCTGATGAATATTTAAATTCATCTTACCATCGCCATCATCAAAAACACGTAATCCAGCGATCTTATTAGCCACTTTCTCTACAACATCAAAAGTATCTGTTTCCGTTATGCCGACCAACAGCACAAAACCATTATCAATTTCACCATGTATTTGGTTATCAATAGTTACCGAAGCACACTTAACCCGTTGAATAACAACCCGCATTACTTACCGCCATCCTCTCTAACGAATGACCCGATCAATCTCATAAACGCCACTCACTTTATTAATATTTACCTTTATCTTTTCAAGATTTTCCGTATCATAGGCAGTAACGACCAAATTAGTTGTCACCGTATTATCAGTATTATTGACAGTAGATTTAATATCTACAATATCAGTTCCAGCTTGATACAATGAGTTGATAAGCTCACTCAATAATCCAGAACGATCAAATGAAAATACCCGTAAATACACTTGATGCTTTGTTTTGTTATAATCCTCAGCCCAATAAACATCAATGAAGCGATTATTTAATGACTTAATTGATGGGCAATCCTGGCGGTGAACAATAATTCCTTTACCTTTAGAAATATAGCCAACAATAGGATCTCCTGGAATCGGTGCACAACAGTTTGCCAAAGTAATCTTAACGTTATCAGCACCAGAAATCTCAACAATATTTTTACTCTGCTTTTGAATTTTCTTAGTCTCTACAGCTTCAACATCTTCATTATCAATTGGAGCTTTATCTTTTTCAGCTGTCACCGGACCCAAAATACGATTGACCACAACCCGGGCAGTAATACTTCCGCTGCCGACCGCAATCAACATATCATCAATACTATTAAACGTAAAACGATCAAGCATATCTTTTGCCTCAGGCAAAGCTAAAACATCACTAGGTTCCTCACCGCGTGACTGAATCTCCTTATCAATTAACTGCTTACCTTTAGCAATATTCTCATCACGACGATCTTTCTTGAAATAAGAACGAATTTTTGAGCGCGCATGACTGGTCTTAACTATCCGCAACCACGCCTCCGAGGGCTTAGCTTGCGGGGAAGTCAATATTTCAACAATATCACCGGTTTGCAATTCATACGACAACGGTACAATCCGGTTATTAACTTTAGCACCAGTCATCTTATTACCAACTTGAGTATGGATTTTATATGCAAAATCGATGGCATTGGCACCCATCGGCAAATCATAGACATCACCCAGCGGTGTGAAAACATAAATATTAGCGGAAAACACATCGTGTTTTACGGTATCAATAAAGTTTTCAGCATCGCCCTCGTCTTCATCACTGGTATTAGCTACTTCCTGAATATCGCGGAACAATTTCAATTGATCCATGATTTCCTGCTGCTCTTGAGCCGAGGAAATCGTTCTATTTTCCTTATATGCCCAGTGAGCGGCAACCCCCATTTCAGCAATATAATCCATTTCATGGGTACGAATTTGAACTTCAAAAATATTTCCATCAAAACCAATTACCGTGGTATGCAATGATTGATACATATTGGGTTTTGGTACAGCAATATAGTCTTTAATTCGTTTTGGAATTGGAGTAAATAGTTTATGAATATAACCTAGAGTTGCATAACATGCCGGCACTGTATCCGTTAAAATCCGGATTGCCAGTAAGTCAAAAATTTCATTATAATCTTTATTTTTTGAAGTTACTTTTTTGTAAATACTATAAACATTCTTTACCCGGCCCTTCATTTCATAAGCAATCTTATGTTCGCCGAGTTCAGAACCAATTGATACCATCATCTTATCCAGCGCTTCCTGGCGATCACGTGTACTCTTTTCAATAAAGCTGACAACCTCTTGATATGATTTCGGATCTAAAACCTTAAACGATAAATCCTCAAGTTCAGATTTAAGTTTGAACATCCCTAAACGGTGAGCAATCGGAGCTAAAATATCCATGGTATCGCGAGCGATAACTTGTGCCCGGTCTGGCTTCAAACCATGAATTGTCCGCATATTATGCAAACGATCGGCAAGTTTGATAATAATAACCCGAACATCACCGACCATTGCCAAAATTAACTTCTGGTAATTTTCATTTGATGTTGGCGTTTTGTCACTGTTATATTGCAGTTTTTCTAACTTAGTAACCCCTTCTACCAGACTTACTACCTCATCACCAAACTCTTCACGTAAATCATCACTGGTTAACGGTGTATCTTCAACAACATCATGTAGAAAACCGGCCGCAAGAGTTTGCGGACCAGTTCGTAAGGTTGCTAGAATGTAAGCGACATGAATTGGATGAATAATGTAAGGAAGTCCTGATTTTCGTTTCTGCTCACTGTGAGCATCACGGGCCACTTCATATGCGCGATGTATAAATGCTAAATCTTCTTCTTTAGTAATGTATTTTTTTACTTCGCGAAGAACATCCTCATATTGGTAAATCTTCTCATTTGGCATCAAGACCCCCTCCTTTCCCTCTCAATTAGTACTGCATTAACGTCAGTGTCTCATATCCATTTAATTTATCTCGTCCATTTAAATCAGTTAATTCAATTAAGAAAGCTAACCCGACAACGATACCGCCAAGTTGTTCAACTAAATCAATAGTCGCCTCAACAGTTCCACCGGTCGCCAATAAGTCATCAACAATCAAAACCCGTTGTCCTGGGGCAATTGCATCACGATGCATACATAAAGTATTAGAACCATACTCTAAATCATACTCCGCCGTAATAACTTCACGCGGCAATTTTCCTGGCTTACGCACAGGAGCAAAACCAATATTTAGTGTCGTAGCAACTGGACAACCAAAAATAAAGCCACGGGCTTCTGGTCCAACAACAATCTCGGCATCAACTTGCTTAGCAAAATTTACAAACTCATTAGTTGCATAAGCAAAAGCTTTGCCATCGTTCATAAGTGGTGTAATGTCACGGAATAAAATGCCTTTTTTTGGAAAATCTTCCACATCTGCAATATAATTTTTTAAATCCATATATTTACTTAACCTCTTTCTTAATTGTCTTTATAAATTGGTATAAATCCCCTGCCGGGCTATACGATAATAACTCCTTAACTTTCCGCTGCTCAATAAACATGTTATACGCAGGTGATTCAGAAAGCTGTCGTTTTTGGTTATTCTCATTATAAAAAACATCTCTATCCTTAATTATAACAAATTCAAGTTCAAAAAACACCTGTAAAATAACCGTTAACATCGAACTATTTATCCGGTGCTGCTCAAATATTTTCAGTACTTCCCGATCATCCAGTGAGAAGCTTTTTATATGATAAATAATTGCATAAGATTGCTTAAAAATTTTATGTTCAAATTGAGCATCAAAAAATGAATCATCTTGGTCAGTGACAGTAATATAGAAGTTGCTGGCTTGACTTGCGTCAATCCTTGCCCGCAACTCATCAATACTCTCGGGATAATCAGCAATCTCTAAAGCATCCTTGCTCCAATCTTTACGATTCACACCATTATTTTTCTTGCTACGGAAATCAAAAACTTGAATATCTTCAATCCGAATATCTTTTAGCATAAGTTGTGCACGTCTTGATTGATTCCATTCATTAATACCAATTGTTCCAACAACATCAATTAAACTATTTGGACTTATCTTACTCAAATAATGTCCAAAGCCAAAGCCAACCACATCAAGTTGTTCTTTATTTCCAGTCAACATAATCTTCAAATGATCTTTTTGTTGACCAATTTGACTCATCGATTTTACTTTTTGATTCAACAAGGCAACAATCGGTTGCTCATTCCCATTACCAAAAGGCTCAAGCAAACTCAACATACTGATTGTATCAGGAGTAAAATCGCTAATATTACCAACAACGTCTATCCTTAATTCTTGTTGTCTTGGATAGTCTTGTTCAATAAAGAACAGATTAAGTCTTTCAATAAATAACGGTAGATTCTCTTTTTTTAATGAAAGCCCGCCGGCATTAGTATGACCGCCAAATTTCTCTAATAAATCACTAGCTGCTGAAAAACTATCATAAATTGAAATAGTATCAAAACTTCTGGCTGAGCCCTTAATAATACCAGGTTCCTCACTATCGCATAATAAAACAACCGGTTTACCAAATTCATGCATAAGTTTACTGGCAACAATACCTAAAATACCCTCATGCCAATCACTTTGATATAAAACAATAAATGATTGCTCATCAAAGTAAGTATCAGCGGTAATTTGTGCTAAAGCCTGATTATGAATTTTAGTTTGAATACTTTTCCGTTCAGTATTAATTGCTTCCATATGCTCAGCGAATTGCTGCAACTCATCATTATCTTGAGATAACATAAAATCTACTGCCGGCGCAGCATCCTCAATACGTCCTAGCGCATTGAGCCGTGGTCCAATAATAAAGCCAAGCGTTTGACTATCAACTGAACTTGCTCCTGCAATCTTCATCAACATTTTCACAGCCGGAATTGTTCCAGCTTGTAATGCTGCCATTCCTAAAGTAACAATTGCCCGATTTTCATCAACCAAAGGCATAATATCTGCAACTGTAGCAATAGCGGCCAATGCCAGCATAGATGTGCACGGCTCCGGTAATTCAAGTAACGACTGAGCCAATTTCAGGGCAACACCAGCGCCACACAATGGCTTAAATGGATAGTTGCCAAGTTCTGGATGCAAAATAAAATCAGCAGCCGGCAATTGTTCACCAATAGTATGGTGATCTGTTACAATCACTTGCATGCCATAACTTTTTGCCAAAGCAACAGCATCTAATGCGCCTATGCCATTATCAACGGTAATTAACATGTCTACCTGTTCATTATGCGCGGCTTCAACAATTGCTGTATTCATACCATAACCATCAACAAAACGATTTGGAATAACATAATCAACAAAACCGCCTAGTTCATCAATAGCCATATATAAAATTGTTGTTGAACAAATACCATCAGCATCATAATCACCAACGATACGAATATGTGCTCCAGCCTCAATAGCAAGTGCTATCGACTGCTTAACATCACTCATAACATCAAATAGTGTCGGATCATGCAATTGATCAATACTAGGATGTAAGAATTGCTGGATCTCGGCTTCGCTGTGATATCCGCGTCCAGAAATAAGATTAGCAACCCATTCCGGAAGTTTCCACTTCTTAGCAATCTTTCTTACTTCCTCATTTATCTCTTCATCTGGCATCTGCCATTTCATTCTCGATTCAAGCATCGATGCACCACCTTTAAAGGAAAAAACCACACTCGAAATACTCTTACAAGTGCGGCCTTCTCATTACTCAATAATTTGCGCAAAAACATCCGAAAGATTAGCTTTTGGTTGTTTAAACGTTTGTAACTGCAAATAATCAATAATTTCTTTCTGGCTTAAACCAAAAATATCTGATACTGCCTGATGCAGCATCAATGTTGGCTTATGACGCCAGTATACCGTTGTTAAGCATCCCCAAACATCATTTGAAGAAACATCTCGGTATCCATTTTGTCTAAATTCCTGAGCTTTGCATTCAACAGCAAATTGAACCTGTTGATACAAATTATCAAACTCTTTATCACTCACGACAATGACCCCGTTTCATATAAAACTATTTTGCTTGCTCTTCCGGTTCTGATTGTAAACGGGCAATTGCGCTCTTATCAAACTTAATAACCGCACCGCTGGCAAAACGAATATCAATAGTAAAATCATCCATTTTTTCAACGATACCGTGCATACCTGCAGTAGTAACCACCTTGTCACCTTTTTTAATTTGACCCAAAAGTGATTGATGTTCTTTTTCTTGTTTCCGTTGCGGACGAATAATTAAAAAATACATAACCGCAATCATACCAACAATTAGCACACCATAAATAAGTAATTCTGAACCTTGCATAAAAAATAACCTCCTAAAGTTATATCAAATAATTTTTAAAATCCGCGTTCGCGCATTTTGTCTTTTTCGTAATATGCGGCGAAGAATTCATCGCGGAAATCTCCAAGCCGATCTTCAGCAATAGCTTGACGCACTTGCTTCATAAGATTTAATAAAAAATATGTATTATGATAACTTGTCAAACGTAATCCGAAAGTCTCATCACACTTCACTAAATGACGAATATACGCTCGCGA of the Culicoidibacter larvae genome contains:
- a CDS encoding RelA/SpoT family protein codes for the protein MPNEKIYQYEDVLREVKKYITKEEDLAFIHRAYEVARDAHSEQKRKSGLPYIIHPIHVAYILATLRTGPQTLAAGFLHDVVEDTPLTSDDLREEFGDEVVSLVEGVTKLEKLQYNSDKTPTSNENYQKLILAMVGDVRVIIIKLADRLHNMRTIHGLKPDRAQVIARDTMDILAPIAHRLGMFKLKSELEDLSFKVLDPKSYQEVVSFIEKSTRDRQEALDKMMVSIGSELGEHKIAYEMKGRVKNVYSIYKKVTSKNKDYNEIFDLLAIRILTDTVPACYATLGYIHKLFTPIPKRIKDYIAVPKPNMYQSLHTTVIGFDGNIFEVQIRTHEMDYIAEMGVAAHWAYKENRTISSAQEQQEIMDQLKLFRDIQEVANTSDEDEGDAENFIDTVKHDVFSANIYVFTPLGDVYDLPMGANAIDFAYKIHTQVGNKMTGAKVNNRIVPLSYELQTGDIVEILTSPQAKPSEAWLRIVKTSHARSKIRSYFKKDRRDENIAKGKQLIDKEIQSRGEEPSDVLALPEAKDMLDRFTFNSIDDMLIAVGSGSITARVVVNRILGPVTAEKDKAPIDNEDVEAVETKKIQKQSKNIVEISGADNVKITLANCCAPIPGDPIVGYISKGKGIIVHRQDCPSIKSLNNRFIDVYWAEDYNKTKHQVYLRVFSFDRSGLLSELINSLYQAGTDIVDIKSTVNNTDNTVTTNLVVTAYDTENLEKIKVNINKVSGVYEIDRVIR
- a CDS encoding adenine phosphoribosyltransferase, with the protein product MDLKNYIADVEDFPKKGILFRDITPLMNDGKAFAYATNEFVNFAKQVDAEIVVGPEARGFIFGCPVATTLNIGFAPVRKPGKLPREVITAEYDLEYGSNTLCMHRDAIAPGQRVLIVDDLLATGGTVEATIDLVEQLGGIVVGLAFLIELTDLNGRDKLNGYETLTLMQY
- the recJ gene encoding single-stranded-DNA-specific exonuclease RecJ; protein product: MLESRMKWQMPDEEINEEVRKIAKKWKLPEWVANLISGRGYHSEAEIQQFLHPSIDQLHDPTLFDVMSDVKQSIALAIEAGAHIRIVGDYDADGICSTTILYMAIDELGGFVDYVIPNRFVDGYGMNTAIVEAAHNEQVDMLITVDNGIGALDAVALAKSYGMQVIVTDHHTIGEQLPAADFILHPELGNYPFKPLCGAGVALKLAQSLLELPEPCTSMLALAAIATVADIMPLVDENRAIVTLGMAALQAGTIPAVKMLMKIAGASSVDSQTLGFIIGPRLNALGRIEDAAPAVDFMLSQDNDELQQFAEHMEAINTERKSIQTKIHNQALAQITADTYFDEQSFIVLYQSDWHEGILGIVASKLMHEFGKPVVLLCDSEEPGIIKGSARSFDTISIYDSFSAASDLLEKFGGHTNAGGLSLKKENLPLFIERLNLFFIEQDYPRQQELRIDVVGNISDFTPDTISMLSLLEPFGNGNEQPIVALLNQKVKSMSQIGQQKDHLKIMLTGNKEQLDVVGFGFGHYLSKISPNSLIDVVGTIGINEWNQSRRAQLMLKDIRIEDIQVFDFRSKKNNGVNRKDWSKDALEIADYPESIDELRARIDASQASNFYITVTDQDDSFFDAQFEHKIFKQSYAIIYHIKSFSLDDREVLKIFEQHRINSSMLTVILQVFFELEFVIIKDRDVFYNENNQKRQLSESPAYNMFIEQRKVKELLSYSPAGDLYQFIKTIKKEVK
- a CDS encoding post-transcriptional regulator; translation: MSDKEFDNLYQQVQFAVECKAQEFRQNGYRDVSSNDVWGCLTTVYWRHKPTLMLHQAVSDIFGLSQKEIIDYLQLQTFKQPKANLSDVFAQIIE
- the yajC gene encoding preprotein translocase subunit YajC, which translates into the protein MQGSELLIYGVLIVGMIAVMYFLIIRPQRKQEKEHQSLLGQIKKGDKVVTTAGMHGIVEKMDDFTIDIRFASGAVIKFDKSAIARLQSEPEEQAK